In Spirosoma pollinicola, the genomic window TTTGCAAAAAAAAGTTTTAATCACTTCCGAAACGTTTTCTTTCTAAAGAGAGTTGTTTCCGAAAGCCGCTGGTAATCAGCCAGCGGGATCACCTAAGAATGAATACACAAACCATTGCCAATTTCCCAGCCGATCATAAGGCTGGCTTCGTTAGTATAGTCGGTAAGCCAAACGTAGGCAAGTCCACACTGATGAATCAACTCGTCGGGGAGCGGTTATCGATCATCACCGCTAAGGCACAGACCACCCGCCACCGCATCATGGGCATCCTCAACGGAGTTCATAATGGCCAGGAATTCCAACTCGTTTATTCTGATACACCCGGCATCATTAAGCCATTGTACAAACTCCATGAGTCCATGATGAGTTTTGTTCGTGGTTCTATTGAAGATGCCGATGTGGTGCTGTTCGTAACCGACATTTTCGAGCAACATGACGAAAACGACGTGATCGAGCGACTTCAGAAATCTGAAGTCCCTGTTATTCTGATCATCAACAAAATTGATCAGGCAACACAGGATCAGGTAAATGAGAAAATAGACTACTGGCAGGAGCATTTTAACGCGCAGGAAATCATCCCTATTTCGGCGTTGAACGCGTTTAACACGGAGCGTGTGTTTGAAGCCGTTATGAGCCGACTGCCGCAGCACCCACCCTATTTTCCGAAAGACGAACTAACCGACAAACCCGAGCGGTTTTTTGCGTCAGAAATTATCCGGGAGAAGATCTTCCTCAATTACAAAAAGGAAGTACCTTATAGTAGCGAAGTCGTTGTTACGGGATTTAATGAAAAGGATGATATTATTGTCATTCAAGCCGAAATTCTGGTTGAACGAGCTACGCAACGGGCCATTTTGCTTGGCGAAGGCGGCAAAATGATCAAGAAAACGGGCATTATGGCTCGTGAAGAACTCGAACGCTTCTTCGGTAAAAAAGTATATCTCGAACAATTCGTTAAAGTAGAACCCGATTGGCGGCAAAAAGAGCGTATGCTCAAGCGGCTGGGATATGATGAATAATATGTAAGAGCTGGGCGTGAGGAGCTATCCAACGGCATAATATGCGTCAGTTCTCCTAACTCCTCACACCCAATTTCTCCAAAACAAAAGGAGATACAGACAAGGAACAGAGCGTCTGACGCCGGCATACCATGAACGCGCCAGTCCTCCTCACTCCTCGCT contains:
- the era gene encoding GTPase Era, with amino-acid sequence MNTQTIANFPADHKAGFVSIVGKPNVGKSTLMNQLVGERLSIITAKAQTTRHRIMGILNGVHNGQEFQLVYSDTPGIIKPLYKLHESMMSFVRGSIEDADVVLFVTDIFEQHDENDVIERLQKSEVPVILIINKIDQATQDQVNEKIDYWQEHFNAQEIIPISALNAFNTERVFEAVMSRLPQHPPYFPKDELTDKPERFFASEIIREKIFLNYKKEVPYSSEVVVTGFNEKDDIIVIQAEILVERATQRAILLGEGGKMIKKTGIMAREELERFFGKKVYLEQFVKVEPDWRQKERMLKRLGYDE